The following coding sequences lie in one Musa acuminata AAA Group cultivar baxijiao chromosome BXJ1-8, Cavendish_Baxijiao_AAA, whole genome shotgun sequence genomic window:
- the LOC135680686 gene encoding histone acetyltransferase GCN5-like codes for MDGHSAPVRSRSSQSPSPSHSASASASSSVHHKRKFPGAAATAAPAPAPAPFALSDTGALTSNDDLDSISAREEEEEDDTEEEEEEADEDEEEEEEEEEEDNDSMRTFTAARLENASAAGGSGNPRSTKPPKTENLTTKVEPSGVGLSALGSKDDRGNAGPPAQQNPSSNVNLMPGIVVKEETVKSIFTENIQTSGAYIAREEGLKREEDAGRLKFLCYANDGVDEHMIWLIGLKNIFARQLPNMPKEYIVRLVMDRSHKSMMVIRHNQVVGGITYRPYISQRFGEIAFCAITADEQVKGYGTRLMNHLKQHARDVDGLAYFLTYADNNAVGYFVKQGFTKEITLEKERWQGYIKDYDGGILMECKIDPKLPYIDLATMIRRQRQAIDEKIRELSNCHIVYQGIDFQKKEAGIPRKPIKVEDIPGLKDAGWTPDQWGHSKFKTTNATERQQLNNFMRNLLKLMFEHPDAWPFKEPVDAREVPDYYDIIKDPMDLRTMSKRLESEQYYVTFEMFVADVKRMCANARTYNSPETIYYKCANRLENFFTSKAQAYLLQISNKSS; via the exons ATGGACGGCCACTCCGCCCCCGTCCGCTCCCGGAGCTCCCAATCTCCCTCCCCTTCCCACTCCGCCTCTGCCTCCGCCTCCAGCTCCGTCCACCACAAGCGCAAGTTCCCAGGTGCCGCCGCAACCGCCGCCCCAGCCCCTGCTCCTGCCCCCTTCGCGCTCTCCGACACCGGTGCCCTCACCTCCAACGACGACCTCGACAGCATCAGCgcgcgggaggaggaggaggaggacgataccgaggaggaggaggaggaggcagacgaggacgaggaggaggaggaagaggaagaggaggaggacaatGACTCCATGCGGACCTTCACCGCCGCTCGCCTCGAGAACGCCAGTGCCGCCGGCGGATCCGGCAACCCCAGGAGCACCAAGCCCCCTAAAACCGAGAACCTGACCACCAAGGTCGAACCATCGGGGGTTGGGCTGTCGGCGCTGGGCAGCAAGGATGACCGTGGGAACGCTGGCCCGCCGGCCCAGCAGAACCCCTCATCCAATGTGAACTTGATGCCTGGGATCGTGGTCAAGGAGGAGACCGTGAAGAGTATTTTCACTGAGAACATACAGACTAGCGGGGCTTACATTGCCAGAGAGGAAGGGCTGAAAAGAGAG GAAGATGCTGGAAGGCTCAAATTTTTGTGCTATGCAAATGACGGAGTTGATGAACATATGATTTG GTTGATTGGATTGAAGAATATATTTGCCAGACAACTTCCTAATATGCCCAAGGAGTATATTGTTCGTCTTGTTATGGATAG AAGCCACAAGTCAATGATGGTTATCCGACATAATCAGGTAGTTGGTGGAATAACATATCGCCCCTATATCAG CCAAAGATTTGGGGAAATTGCTTTCTGTGCAATCACAGCAGATGAGCAAGTCAAGGGCTATGGCACAAGACTTATGAATCACTTAAAACAGCATGCTCGTGATGTTGATGGGCTAGCTTATTTTCTAACTTATGCTGATAATAATGCTGTTGGCTATTTTGTTAAGCAG GGCTTCACAAAGGAGATCACTTTGGAGAAAGAAAGATGGCAAGG ATATATCAAGGACTATGATGGAGGTATTCTTATGGAGTGCAAAATAGACCCGAAGCTTCCATACATTGATCTGGCTACAATGATTCGGCGACAACGACAG GCAATAGATGAGAAAATAAGAGAACTTTCAAATTGTCACATTGTTTATCAAGGAATCGACTTCCAAAAG AAAGAAGCTGGCATTCCAAGAAAACCAATTAAAGTGGAAGACATTCCTGGTCTGA AGGATGCCGGTTGGACACCAGATCAATGGGGCCACTCAAAATTTAAGACAACAAATGCTACAGAGCGCCAGCAGCTTAATAACTTCATGCGTAACCTTTTAAAG CTCATGTTTGAACATCCTGATGCTTGGCCATTCAAGGAACCAGTAGATGCACGTGAGGTTCCTGATTATTATGATATCATAAAAGATCCTATGG ATCTAAGGACCATGTCTAAGAGATTAGAGTCAGAACAGTACTACGTCACTTTCGAGATGTTTGTGGCCGATGTGAAAAGAATGTGCGCAAATGCACGCACCTACAACTCCCCCGAGACAATATATTATAAGTGCGCAAATAG GCTCGAGAACTTCTTCACAAGCAAGGCGCAGGCTTACCTTCTGCAAATTTCAAACAAGAGCTCGTAA